A single Oryza brachyantha chromosome 8, ObraRS2, whole genome shotgun sequence DNA region contains:
- the LOC102703149 gene encoding BTB/POZ and MATH domain-containing protein 1-like: protein MADSGFVELKLDYTAAAERCAAGDVVHSGVLHAGGHAWRVGCYPRESKVDDKGEYISLYFERFGESSNNLEAIFDAFLMGGDGQPCSFHATGCVQKPPEDWGWQRFVNRRDLESSSFMVDGKVRIMCVVIVLRDNAVPVPPSDIGAHLGGLLDRGDGTDVSFLVAGETFPAHRAVLAARSPVFRAELLGSMAEDKMACIPLQDIEPEAFRAMLRFIYTDELPVDGAVELINGGSSSSSAAAAATTKNMTTELLQNLLAAADRYDLNRLKLMCAQRLWDAVSADTVAATLACAEAHGCPELRKMCLEFFAVDKNFKKAVLTEGYCRLMQRFPSVIDEIGALIESRDNADQR from the exons ATGGCGGACTCCGGTTTCGTGGAGCTCAAACTGGAttacacggcggcggcggagcgctgcgccgccggcgacgtcgtccaCTCCGGCGTCCTccacgccggcggccacgCCTGGAGGGTAGGCTGCTATCCGCGCGAGTCCAAGGTAGACGACAAGGGTGAGTACATCTCGCTCTACTTCGAGCGATTCGGCGAATCTTCGAACAACCTCGAGGCCATCTTCGACGCCTTCTTGATGGGAGGAGACGGCCAGCCATGTTCCTTCCATGCAACGGGGTGTGTGCAG AAACCTCCTGAGGACTGGGGATGGCAAAGATTCGTGAACCGGAGGGACCTTGAGTCGTCGTCGTTCATGGTGGATGGCAAGGTCAGAATCATGTGTGTGGTGATCGTTCTACGTGACAACGCCGTGCCCGTGCCGCCGTCCGACATTGGGGCCCATCTCGGTGGCCTGCTGGACCGCGGGGACGGGACGGACGTCTccttcctcgtcgccggcgagacgTTCCCGGCCCACCGTGCCGTGCTCGCCGCCCGTTCGCCGGTGTTCCGAGCGGAGCTCCTTGGCTCCATGGCGGAGGACAAGATGGCGTGCATCCCCCTGCAAGACATAGAGCCTGAGGCGTTCAGAGCCATGCTTCGGTTCATCTACACCGACGAGCTGCccgtcgacggcgccgtcgagcTGATCAATGGTGGCTCTTCCTCttcgtccgccgccgcagccgccacgACGAAGAATATGACGACCGAGCTGCTCCAGAATCTGCTCGCGGCCGCAGACAGATACGATCTGAATAGGCTGAAGCTCATGTGCGCCCAGAGACTGTGGGACGCCGTGTCGGCGGATACCGTCGCGGCGACGCTGGCCTGCGCGGAGGCGCACGGCTGCCCGGAGCTGAGGAAGATGTGCCTCGAGTTCTTCGCGGTGGACAAGAACTTCAAGAAGGCCGTGCTGACGGAGGGATACTGCCGCCTAATGCAGCGCTTCCCTTCGGTCATCGATGAAATAGGAGCTCTGATTGAGAGCCGAGACAATGCAGATCAACGGTAG
- the LOC102703421 gene encoding BTB/POZ and MATH domain-containing protein 6-like: protein MYPGCFVPFVVNYSVAKYLPVGGVVSSDEFSAGGHLWTIDCYPSGVKKTAAVSGKYLSLFLRVKSAGSNGVKDMFEAFALTRGGEPSAGAAAQRTHFRVFRCNSGDEDWGWSRFAARQELEDRYAMDRLKQMCAERLLRSMTTESVADIMVCAETYNCPELKTKCVEFFVADKNFKKAVFTHGFAVLLQKFPVIAADIKMRVGR, encoded by the exons ATGTATCCCGGATGTTTCGTGCCGTTCGTTGTCAACTACTCGGTGGCGAAGTACCTCCCCGTCGGCGGTGTCGTCAGCTCCGACGAGTTCTCCGCCGGAGGCCACCTCTGGACGATCGACTGCTACCCCAGCGGCGTGAAGAAGACGGCGGCCGTCAGCGGCAAGtacctctccctctttctcagGGTCAAGAGCGCCGGATCCAATGGCGTCAAGGACATGTTCGAGGCCTTCGCGCTGACCAGAGGCGGCGAGccgtccgccggcgccgccgcccagagGACCCACTTCCGCGTGTTCCGGTGCAactccggcgacgaggactGGGGCTGGTCCCGGTTCGCGGCGCGGCAGGAGCTGGAGGACAG GTACGCCATGGACAGGCTGAAGCAGATGTGCGCCGAGCGACTGCTGCGCAGCATGACGACGGAGTCGGTCGCCGATATCATGGTCTGCGCCGAGACGTACAACTGCCCGGAGCTGAAGACGAAGTGCGTCGAGTTCTTCGTCGCCGACAAAAACTTCAAGAAGGCCGTTTTCACCCATGGCTTTGCAGTGCTGCTGCAGAAGTTCCCGGTGATCGCTGCTGACATCAAGATGAGAGTTGGGAGATAG
- the LOC102718577 gene encoding signal recognition particle receptor subunit beta-like isoform X1, giving the protein MDEWVRQAEAWVGRAEIWIRQQPPEQIYLAVAVVAVTVLLLVAGVSCLKSSKPNTIVLSGLSGSGKTILFYQLRDGSSHQGTVTSMEQNNDTFVLHSELERKGKIKPIHVVDVPGHARLKPKLDEVLPQAAGIIYVVDALDFLSTVQATAEYLYDILTKATVVKKRVPVLIFCNKTDKVTAHSKEFIKKQLEKEINKLRESRNALSSADITDEVKLGNPGEAFNFSQCQNKVTVAEGAGLTGNVSAVEQFIREYVKA; this is encoded by the exons ATGGACGAGTGGGTTCGCCAGGCCGAGGCGTGGGTGGGGCGGGCCGAGATCTGGATCCGTCAGCAGCCCCCCGAGCAGATttacctcgccgtcgcggtgGTCGCCGTGACGGTTCTGTTGCTCGTCGCAGGTG TTTCGTGCCTGAAATCCTCAAAACCAAACACCATAGTGCTATCTGGGCTCAGTGGTAGTGGCAAAACTATCCTTTTCTATCAG CTTCGGGATGGATCTTCACACCAAGGAACTGTGACTTCAATGGAACAAAACAATGATACATTTGTGCTTCATTCTGAGTTGGAGAGG AAAGGCAAAATAAAGCCTATTCATGTCGTGGACGTTCCTGGTCATGCAAGGCTCAAACCCAAGCTCGATGAAGTCTTGCCTCAAGCAGCTGGGATAATTTATGTTGTTGATGCTCTAGATTTCTTGTCTACTGTGCAAGCTACTGCAGA GTACTTGTATGACATTCTGACAAAGGCAACTGTAGTGAAGAAGAGGGTTCCTGTTCTGATATTCTGCAACAAGACAGATAAAGTTACAGCTCACTCAAAAGAATTCATCAAGAAGCAATTGGAAAAAGAAAT AAACAAACTCCGGGAGTCTAGGAATGCCTTATCATCGGCTGACATCACTGATGAAGTCAAGCTTGGGAACCCTGGAGAAGCATTTAACTTCAGCCAGTGCCAGAACAAGGTGACAGTTGCCGAAGGTGCTGGTCTGACTGGTAATGTTTCAGCGGTTGAACAGTTCATTCGTGAGTATGTGAAAGCTTAG
- the LOC102718577 gene encoding signal recognition particle receptor subunit beta-like isoform X2: protein MDEWVRQAEAWVGRAEIWIRQQPPEQIYLAVAVVAVTVLLLVAVSCLKSSKPNTIVLSGLSGSGKTILFYQLRDGSSHQGTVTSMEQNNDTFVLHSELERKGKIKPIHVVDVPGHARLKPKLDEVLPQAAGIIYVVDALDFLSTVQATAEYLYDILTKATVVKKRVPVLIFCNKTDKVTAHSKEFIKKQLEKEINKLRESRNALSSADITDEVKLGNPGEAFNFSQCQNKVTVAEGAGLTGNVSAVEQFIREYVKA, encoded by the exons ATGGACGAGTGGGTTCGCCAGGCCGAGGCGTGGGTGGGGCGGGCCGAGATCTGGATCCGTCAGCAGCCCCCCGAGCAGATttacctcgccgtcgcggtgGTCGCCGTGACGGTTCTGTTGCTCGTCGCAG TTTCGTGCCTGAAATCCTCAAAACCAAACACCATAGTGCTATCTGGGCTCAGTGGTAGTGGCAAAACTATCCTTTTCTATCAG CTTCGGGATGGATCTTCACACCAAGGAACTGTGACTTCAATGGAACAAAACAATGATACATTTGTGCTTCATTCTGAGTTGGAGAGG AAAGGCAAAATAAAGCCTATTCATGTCGTGGACGTTCCTGGTCATGCAAGGCTCAAACCCAAGCTCGATGAAGTCTTGCCTCAAGCAGCTGGGATAATTTATGTTGTTGATGCTCTAGATTTCTTGTCTACTGTGCAAGCTACTGCAGA GTACTTGTATGACATTCTGACAAAGGCAACTGTAGTGAAGAAGAGGGTTCCTGTTCTGATATTCTGCAACAAGACAGATAAAGTTACAGCTCACTCAAAAGAATTCATCAAGAAGCAATTGGAAAAAGAAAT AAACAAACTCCGGGAGTCTAGGAATGCCTTATCATCGGCTGACATCACTGATGAAGTCAAGCTTGGGAACCCTGGAGAAGCATTTAACTTCAGCCAGTGCCAGAACAAGGTGACAGTTGCCGAAGGTGCTGGTCTGACTGGTAATGTTTCAGCGGTTGAACAGTTCATTCGTGAGTATGTGAAAGCTTAG